The Burkholderia pyrrocinia genome has a segment encoding these proteins:
- a CDS encoding copper chaperone PCu(A)C: MKTKTTLKTFALLAALCAGAHAYAAGTITAQNAWVRWLPNKLPAGGYVTLVNTGDKPVDLVDVDSPDYGMTMLHQTVSNGSTQKMEMVDKLTIPARGKVDIAPGGYHFMLEEPKHAIKPGDTVHLRLKFSDGETVDAPFAVKSPAQSK, encoded by the coding sequence ATGAAGACGAAGACGACCCTCAAGACGTTCGCCCTCCTCGCCGCGCTGTGCGCCGGCGCCCACGCGTATGCCGCCGGCACGATCACCGCGCAGAACGCATGGGTGCGCTGGCTGCCGAACAAGCTGCCGGCCGGCGGCTACGTGACGCTCGTGAACACGGGCGACAAGCCGGTCGATCTCGTCGACGTCGACAGCCCCGACTACGGGATGACGATGCTGCACCAGACCGTCTCGAACGGCTCGACGCAGAAGATGGAAATGGTCGACAAGCTGACGATCCCGGCGCGCGGCAAGGTCGACATCGCGCCGGGCGGCTACCACTTCATGCTCGAGGAGCCGAAGCACGCGATCAAGCCCGGCGACACCGTGCACCTGCGCCTGAAATTCTCCGACGGCGAAACGGTCGACGCACCGTTCGCGGTGAAGTCGCCGGCCCAGTCGAAGTGA
- a CDS encoding SCO family protein, with translation MSPACHAPHRRFSRFIRTAAALAAAVALAACTHDEPRWNLTNVTGHLPDLSFTLTGGDGHPVEADAFHGRVALVYFGYTHCPDVCPETLARLMEVLAKLGPQANDVRILFVSVDPARDTPQAMQSYVAAFDAAHARGLTGTDRQIESLAKRYRVAYQMEKRDPSGGYEVTHSSAVYIFDPSGRARLLATDRDSPDAIAADVRRIIDTASTT, from the coding sequence ATGTCGCCTGCCTGTCACGCGCCGCACCGGCGCTTCTCCCGCTTCATCCGCACGGCCGCGGCCCTCGCCGCCGCCGTGGCGCTCGCCGCGTGCACGCACGACGAGCCGCGCTGGAACCTGACCAACGTCACCGGCCACCTGCCCGACCTGTCGTTCACGCTGACGGGCGGCGACGGCCATCCCGTCGAAGCCGATGCGTTCCACGGCCGCGTCGCGCTCGTCTATTTCGGCTACACACACTGTCCCGACGTCTGCCCCGAAACGCTGGCGCGGCTGATGGAAGTGCTCGCGAAGCTCGGCCCGCAGGCGAACGACGTGCGCATCCTGTTCGTCTCGGTCGATCCCGCGCGCGACACGCCGCAGGCGATGCAGTCGTATGTCGCCGCGTTCGACGCCGCGCATGCGCGCGGCCTGACGGGCACCGACCGTCAGATCGAATCGCTCGCGAAGCGCTATCGCGTTGCGTACCAGATGGAAAAACGCGATCCGTCCGGCGGCTACGAAGTCACGCACAGCTCGGCCGTCTACATCTTCGACCCGAGCGGCCGCGCACGCCTGCTCGCGACCGACCGCGATTCGCCCGACGCCATCGCCGCCGACGTGCGCCGGATCATCGACACCGCCTCCACTACCTGA
- the otsB gene encoding trehalose-phosphatase, with amino-acid sequence MQSVPASLSLTDTAFFFDFDGTLVELAPTPDSIHVPPSLLTLLDELRRRSHGAVAIVSGRGIDNLDTFLKMPGLPIAGLHGAERRDANGDTQRIGFNDERLLRIERELAAVVDRHPGMLLEIKGAAVALHYRNAPEREAAAREATERLVADYADAYVLQPGKMVFEIKPKGVDKGRALAAFLDEPPFAGRVPLFAGDDLTDEKGFAVVNARGGLSIKVGAGETSARMRLDSVDALHEQIACWLGAGQPHA; translated from the coding sequence ATGCAATCCGTTCCGGCTTCCCTGTCCCTGACCGATACCGCGTTCTTCTTCGACTTCGACGGCACGCTCGTCGAGCTGGCGCCGACGCCCGACAGCATTCACGTTCCGCCGTCGCTGCTGACGCTGCTCGACGAGCTGCGCCGCCGCTCGCATGGCGCGGTCGCGATCGTGTCCGGGCGCGGTATCGACAACCTCGACACGTTCCTGAAGATGCCCGGCCTGCCGATCGCCGGCCTGCACGGCGCGGAGCGCCGCGATGCGAACGGCGACACGCAGCGCATCGGCTTCAACGACGAACGTCTGCTGCGCATCGAGCGCGAACTCGCGGCCGTCGTCGACCGTCATCCGGGCATGCTGCTCGAAATCAAGGGCGCAGCCGTCGCGCTGCACTACCGCAACGCGCCCGAGCGCGAAGCGGCGGCGCGCGAAGCGACCGAGCGGCTCGTCGCCGACTATGCCGATGCGTATGTGCTGCAGCCCGGCAAGATGGTGTTCGAGATCAAGCCGAAGGGCGTCGACAAGGGGCGTGCGCTGGCCGCGTTCCTCGACGAGCCACCGTTCGCGGGCCGCGTGCCGCTGTTCGCGGGCGACGACCTGACCGACGAGAAGGGCTTCGCGGTGGTCAACGCGCGCGGCGGCCTGTCGATCAAGGTCGGCGCGGGCGAGACGTCCGCCCGCATGCGGCTCGACTCGGTCGACGCGCTGCATGAGCAGATCGCGTGCTGGCTCGGCGCGGGGCAACCGCACGCATGA
- the otsA gene encoding alpha,alpha-trehalose-phosphate synthase (UDP-forming) codes for MSRLIIVSNRVAPISEGEPAAGGLAIGVYDALKETGGMWFGWSGEVVASGAPQIRIEERGPVTFATVGLSRRDYDQYYRGFSNATLWPAFHYRADLIQYDRHEFDGYRRVNVWLAQQLVPLLQDDDVIWVHDYHLIPFARALREAGVKNRIGFFLHIPFPAAQVLVNVPPHRELVESLCAFDLLGFQTEPDLRAFCDYVEFEAGGEVERDGHTMRVRAFGQTLRAAAYPIGVYPDEIASLAQAGEHGKAVRTLATSLRGRQLIMSVDRLDYSKGLVERFRAFEKLLEHQASIRNRVSFLQIAPSTRADLRAYQDIRLQLEAESGRINGRYAELDWAPILYIHRQYDRQVLAALYRLARVGFVTPLRDGMNLVAKEYVSAQNPDDPGVLVLSRFAGAARELTGALIVNPIDIDGMADALSQALTMPLAERRARYTDMIAQLRENNVSVWRDNFLRDLQHG; via the coding sequence ATGAGCCGGCTCATCATCGTTTCAAACCGCGTCGCACCGATTTCGGAAGGCGAACCGGCGGCGGGCGGCCTCGCGATCGGCGTTTACGACGCGCTGAAGGAGACGGGCGGCATGTGGTTCGGCTGGAGCGGCGAGGTCGTCGCATCCGGCGCGCCGCAGATCCGCATCGAGGAGCGCGGGCCCGTCACGTTCGCGACCGTCGGCCTGTCGCGCCGCGATTACGACCAGTACTACCGCGGTTTCTCGAATGCGACGCTGTGGCCCGCGTTCCATTACCGCGCGGACCTGATCCAGTACGACCGCCACGAATTCGACGGCTACCGCCGCGTCAACGTCTGGCTTGCGCAGCAACTCGTGCCGCTGCTGCAGGACGACGACGTGATCTGGGTGCACGACTATCACCTGATCCCGTTCGCGCGTGCGCTGCGCGAGGCCGGCGTGAAGAATCGCATCGGCTTCTTCCTGCACATCCCGTTTCCGGCTGCGCAGGTGCTCGTCAACGTGCCGCCGCACCGCGAGCTCGTCGAGTCGCTGTGCGCGTTCGACCTGCTCGGTTTCCAGACCGAGCCCGACCTGCGCGCGTTCTGCGATTACGTCGAATTCGAGGCGGGCGGCGAGGTCGAGCGCGACGGCCACACGATGCGGGTGCGCGCGTTCGGCCAGACGTTGCGCGCGGCCGCCTATCCGATCGGCGTGTATCCGGACGAGATCGCGTCGCTCGCGCAGGCGGGCGAGCACGGCAAGGCCGTACGCACGCTCGCGACGTCGCTGCGCGGGCGGCAACTGATCATGAGCGTCGACCGGCTCGATTATTCGAAGGGGCTCGTCGAGCGGTTCCGCGCGTTCGAGAAACTGCTCGAGCACCAGGCGTCGATCCGCAACCGCGTGTCGTTCCTGCAGATCGCACCGTCGACGCGCGCGGACCTGCGTGCGTACCAGGACATCCGCCTGCAGCTCGAAGCGGAGTCGGGGCGCATCAACGGACGCTACGCCGAACTCGACTGGGCGCCGATCCTCTACATTCACCGCCAGTACGACCGCCAGGTGCTCGCCGCGCTGTACCGGCTCGCCCGCGTCGGGTTCGTGACGCCGCTGCGCGACGGGATGAACCTCGTCGCGAAGGAGTACGTGTCTGCTCAGAATCCGGACGATCCGGGCGTGCTCGTACTGTCGCGCTTCGCGGGCGCCGCGCGCGAGCTGACCGGTGCGCTGATCGTCAATCCGATCGATATCGACGGGATGGCCGATGCGCTGTCGCAGGCGCTGACGATGCCGCTCGCCGAGCGGCGCGCGCGTTACACGGACATGATCGCGCAGCTTCGCGAGAACAACGTGTCGGTGTGGCGCGACAACTTCCTGCGCGATCTGCAGCATGGCTAG
- a CDS encoding ABC transporter ATP-binding protein, protein MESLTPAQRNAHNAKLSSYAHRPIAFLFRYIRLHPVAHLIVLCSVLAAVGCALGSQYAIKHLIDVLATGRHHPGPLWSAFALLVGLIAADNLLWRVGGWVAAHTFVAVTGDLRRDLFQYLIGHSPTYYSEKQPGTLASRITATSNAVYTSENTMAWNVLPPCIAVMGAILMIIVVNPLMAAGLLGCSAVLSVILFKLAGRGSARHHAFAAKAAAVDGELVDVIGNMGLVRAFGMTLREQKRFGATVEAEMDARQQSLLYLEKLRLLHAVITAMLSAGLLGWALWLWDQGRATSGDIVLVSSLGFTILHGTRDLAVALVDVTQHVARLSEAVKTLLEPHGMQDRSDAQPLSAKGGRVAFERVTFAYPHRRAILDHFDLHIEPGQRVGLIGKSGAGKSTVLALLQRFYDTQDGVVKVDGQDVKTITQDSLRHAIALVPQDISLLHRTIYDNIAYGRPDATRDQVLAAARDARCAEFIEAMPEGYDTIVGDRGVKLSGGQRQRIAIARAILKDAPILLLDEATSALDSASEEAIQSALDRLMVGRTVIAIAHRLSTLRNFDRIIVMSNGKVIDDGSPEVLRNRPGLYRDLLAKQHGRHHAAPDGSTPTGERVA, encoded by the coding sequence TTGGAATCTCTCACCCCTGCCCAGCGCAACGCCCACAACGCGAAGCTGTCGAGCTACGCGCACCGGCCGATCGCGTTCCTGTTCCGCTACATTCGCCTCCATCCCGTCGCACACCTCATCGTGCTCTGCAGCGTGCTGGCCGCCGTCGGCTGCGCGCTCGGCTCGCAATACGCGATCAAGCACCTGATCGACGTGCTGGCGACCGGGCGCCATCACCCGGGCCCGCTGTGGAGCGCGTTCGCGCTGCTCGTCGGGCTGATCGCGGCCGACAACCTGCTGTGGCGCGTCGGCGGCTGGGTCGCCGCGCACACGTTCGTCGCGGTCACCGGCGACCTGCGGCGCGACCTGTTCCAGTACCTGATCGGCCATTCGCCGACCTACTACTCGGAAAAGCAGCCGGGCACGCTCGCGAGCCGCATCACGGCCACGTCGAACGCGGTCTACACGTCGGAGAACACGATGGCGTGGAACGTGCTGCCGCCGTGCATCGCGGTGATGGGCGCGATCCTGATGATCATCGTCGTCAATCCGCTGATGGCCGCCGGCCTGCTCGGCTGCTCGGCCGTGCTGTCCGTCATCCTGTTCAAGCTCGCCGGGCGCGGCTCGGCCCGCCACCATGCGTTCGCGGCAAAGGCCGCGGCGGTCGACGGCGAGCTCGTCGACGTGATCGGCAACATGGGCCTCGTGCGTGCGTTCGGGATGACGCTGCGCGAACAGAAGCGTTTCGGCGCGACGGTCGAGGCCGAGATGGACGCGCGCCAGCAAAGCCTGCTCTATCTCGAGAAGCTGCGCCTGCTGCACGCGGTGATCACCGCGATGCTGTCCGCCGGCCTGCTCGGCTGGGCCCTGTGGCTGTGGGACCAGGGCCGCGCGACGTCGGGCGACATCGTGCTCGTCAGCTCGCTGGGCTTCACGATCCTGCACGGCACGCGCGACCTCGCGGTTGCGCTCGTCGACGTCACGCAGCACGTCGCGCGCCTGTCCGAAGCCGTGAAGACGCTGCTCGAGCCGCACGGGATGCAGGACCGCTCCGACGCGCAGCCGCTGTCGGCCAAGGGCGGCCGGGTCGCCTTCGAACGCGTGACGTTCGCGTATCCGCACCGCCGCGCGATTCTCGACCACTTCGATCTCCATATCGAACCGGGCCAGCGCGTCGGCCTGATCGGCAAGTCGGGCGCCGGCAAGTCGACCGTGCTCGCGCTGCTGCAGCGCTTCTACGACACGCAGGACGGCGTCGTGAAGGTCGACGGCCAGGACGTGAAGACGATCACGCAGGACAGCCTGCGCCACGCGATCGCGCTCGTGCCGCAGGACATCTCGCTGCTGCACCGGACGATCTACGACAACATCGCGTACGGCCGGCCCGACGCGACCCGCGACCAAGTGCTCGCCGCCGCGCGCGACGCGCGCTGCGCGGAGTTCATCGAGGCGATGCCGGAAGGCTATGACACGATCGTCGGCGACCGCGGCGTCAAGCTGTCGGGCGGCCAGCGCCAGCGCATCGCGATCGCGCGCGCGATCCTGAAGGACGCGCCGATCCTGCTGCTCGACGAAGCGACGTCGGCGCTCGACAGCGCGTCCGAGGAAGCGATCCAGAGCGCGCTCGACCGCCTGATGGTCGGCCGCACGGTCATCGCGATCGCCCACCGCCTGTCGACGCTGCGCAACTTCGACCGGATCATCGTGATGAGCAACGGCAAGGTGATCGACGACGGCAGCCCCGAGGTACTGCGCAATCGCCCCGGCCTGTATCGCGACCTGCTCGCGAAGCAGCACGGCCGCCATCACGCGGCACCCGACGGCAGCACGCCGACCGGCGAACGCGTGGCCTGA
- a CDS encoding glycosyltransferase family 4 protein — protein sequence MRIAQIAPLHEAVPPKLYGGTERVVSYLTEALVEMGHDVTLFASGDSQTSAKLEACWPQALRLDPTIRDVMAPHMLLLEQVRRRAEEFDVLHCHIDYYPFSLFSRQPVPHLTTMHGRLDLPELQPIFNAFSDVPVVSISDNQRIPLQQANWLSTVYHGLPENLLTPIPNVKPSYLAFLGRISPEKRVDTAIRIAEQAGLPIKIAAKLDKADRAYYEEKIKPLFALPHVEYIGEISESEKTEFLGNAHALLFPIDWPEPFGLVMIEAMACGTPVIAFKRGSVPEVIDNGVSGFVVEDELSAVAALKRLDTLPREKVRAAFEARFSSKVMAQNYVKGYEELLRQKRRTVLREVNAS from the coding sequence ATGCGAATCGCCCAAATCGCTCCGTTGCACGAAGCGGTGCCCCCGAAGCTTTACGGTGGTACCGAGCGAGTGGTGTCCTACCTCACCGAAGCACTTGTCGAGATGGGGCATGACGTCACGCTCTTCGCGAGCGGCGATTCGCAAACCTCCGCGAAACTCGAAGCGTGCTGGCCGCAGGCGCTGCGCCTCGACCCGACGATCCGCGACGTGATGGCACCGCACATGCTGCTCCTCGAGCAAGTGCGCCGCCGCGCGGAAGAGTTCGATGTCCTGCACTGCCATATCGACTACTACCCGTTCTCGCTGTTCTCGCGCCAGCCGGTCCCGCATCTGACGACGATGCACGGCCGTCTCGACCTGCCGGAACTTCAGCCGATCTTCAACGCATTCAGCGACGTGCCGGTCGTGTCGATCTCCGACAACCAGCGCATCCCGCTGCAGCAGGCGAACTGGCTGTCGACCGTCTACCACGGCCTGCCGGAAAACCTGCTGACGCCGATCCCGAACGTGAAGCCGAGCTATCTCGCGTTCCTCGGCCGCATCTCGCCGGAGAAGCGCGTCGACACGGCGATCCGCATCGCCGAGCAGGCCGGCCTGCCGATCAAGATCGCCGCGAAGCTCGACAAGGCTGACCGCGCGTACTACGAAGAAAAGATCAAGCCGCTGTTCGCGCTGCCGCACGTCGAGTACATCGGCGAAATCAGCGAGTCCGAAAAGACCGAATTCCTCGGCAACGCGCACGCGCTGCTGTTCCCGATCGACTGGCCGGAGCCCTTCGGGCTGGTGATGATCGAGGCGATGGCCTGCGGCACGCCGGTGATCGCGTTCAAGCGCGGCTCGGTGCCGGAAGTGATCGACAACGGCGTGTCGGGCTTCGTCGTCGAAGACGAACTGTCGGCCGTCGCGGCGCTCAAGCGCCTCGATACGCTGCCGCGCGAGAAGGTCCGCGCCGCGTTCGAAGCACGTTTCTCGTCGAAGGTGATGGCGCAGAACTACGTGAAGGGCTACGAGGAACTGCTGCGCCAGAAGCGCCGCACCGTGCTCCGCGAAGTCAACGCAAGCTGA
- a CDS encoding DUF2214 family protein, translating into MIVRWLLAAIHLSAFAVAFAAIAGRNRALRRLIASAQAADLPGVFKADAAWGLSALVLIVTGLMRAFGGFEKGTAYYLHEPLFHLKMTALVLILLLEVVPMLGLIRWRVAARQQQMPDIGRARTYVRIGHWQAALLVVIVFAASGMARGIGAAG; encoded by the coding sequence ATGATCGTCCGTTGGTTGCTGGCTGCCATTCACCTGAGCGCGTTCGCCGTTGCGTTCGCCGCGATCGCGGGACGCAACCGCGCGTTGCGCCGGCTCATCGCGTCGGCGCAGGCGGCCGACCTGCCCGGCGTATTCAAGGCTGATGCTGCGTGGGGGCTGTCGGCGCTCGTGCTGATCGTAACGGGGCTGATGCGCGCGTTCGGCGGGTTCGAGAAAGGCACCGCGTACTACCTGCACGAACCGCTCTTTCATCTGAAGATGACCGCGCTCGTGCTGATCCTGCTGCTCGAGGTCGTGCCGATGCTCGGGCTGATCCGCTGGCGTGTCGCCGCGCGGCAGCAGCAGATGCCCGATATCGGCCGGGCGCGCACCTATGTGCGGATCGGCCATTGGCAGGCCGCGCTGCTGGTCGTCATCGTGTTCGCCGCATCTGGGATGGCGCGGGGGATTGGGGCGGCCGGCTAG
- the gudD gene encoding glucarate dehydratase, protein MNAVTASPSHDTPRIVDLQAIPVAGHDSMLLNLSGAHGPFFTRNLVILTDSAGRTGVGEVPGGESIRRTLDDARALVVGQPVGNYHAVLNDVRRTFADRDASGRGLQTFDLRTTIHAVTALEAALLDLLGQHLGVPVAALLGEGQQRERVEMLGYLFYVGDRTKTALAYRDGSGATDDWTRVRDEPALTPDAVVRLAEAAHARYGFNDFKLKGGVFEGASEIEAVTALAERFPDARVTLDPNGAWSLDEAVRLCRDQHHVLAYAEDPCGAENGYSGREVMTEFRRATGLPTATNMIATDWRQMGHAVQLQAVDIPLADPHFWTMQGSVRVAQMCRDWGLTWGSHSNNHFDVSLAMFTHVAAAAPGQVTAIDTHWIWQDGERLTREPLKIENGLVEVPKRPGLGIDIDMDAVAVAHELYKQHGLGARDDAAAMQYLIPGWTFNNKRPCLVR, encoded by the coding sequence ATGAACGCCGTCACAGCCTCGCCTTCCCACGACACGCCGCGCATCGTCGACCTGCAAGCGATTCCGGTCGCCGGCCACGACAGCATGCTGCTCAACCTGAGCGGCGCGCACGGTCCGTTCTTCACCCGCAACCTCGTGATCCTGACGGACAGCGCGGGCCGGACCGGCGTCGGCGAGGTGCCGGGCGGCGAAAGCATCCGCCGCACGCTCGACGATGCGCGCGCGCTCGTCGTCGGCCAGCCGGTCGGCAACTACCACGCGGTGCTCAATGACGTGCGGCGCACCTTCGCCGACCGCGACGCGAGCGGCCGCGGGCTGCAGACCTTCGACCTGCGCACGACGATCCACGCGGTCACCGCGCTCGAAGCCGCGCTGCTCGACCTGCTTGGCCAGCATCTCGGCGTGCCGGTCGCCGCACTGCTCGGCGAGGGCCAGCAGCGCGAGCGCGTCGAAATGCTCGGCTACCTGTTCTACGTCGGCGACCGCACGAAGACCGCGCTGGCCTATCGCGACGGCAGCGGCGCGACCGACGACTGGACCCGCGTGCGCGACGAGCCGGCGCTGACGCCCGACGCGGTCGTGCGGCTCGCCGAGGCCGCGCATGCGCGCTACGGCTTCAACGACTTCAAGCTGAAAGGCGGCGTGTTCGAAGGCGCCAGCGAGATCGAGGCCGTGACGGCGCTCGCCGAGCGCTTCCCCGACGCGCGCGTGACGCTCGACCCGAACGGCGCGTGGTCGCTCGACGAGGCCGTGCGGCTGTGCCGCGACCAGCATCACGTGCTCGCGTATGCGGAAGATCCGTGCGGCGCGGAGAACGGTTACTCGGGCCGCGAGGTGATGACCGAATTCCGTCGCGCGACGGGGCTGCCGACGGCGACCAACATGATTGCGACCGACTGGCGGCAGATGGGCCACGCGGTGCAGCTTCAGGCCGTCGACATCCCGCTCGCCGATCCGCACTTCTGGACGATGCAGGGTTCGGTGCGCGTCGCGCAGATGTGCCGCGACTGGGGCCTCACGTGGGGTTCGCATTCGAACAACCACTTCGACGTGTCGCTCGCGATGTTCACGCATGTCGCGGCCGCCGCGCCGGGCCAGGTCACCGCGATCGACACGCACTGGATCTGGCAGGACGGCGAACGACTGACGCGCGAGCCGCTGAAGATCGAGAACGGGCTGGTGGAAGTGCCGAAGCGGCCGGGGCTCGGCATCGACATCGACATGGATGCGGTCGCGGTCGCGCACGAGTTGTACAAGCAGCACGGACTCGGCGCCCGCGACGACGCGGCGGCCATGCAGTACCTGATTCCGGGGTGGACGTTCAACAACAAGCGCCCCTGCCTGGTGCGCTGA
- a CDS encoding FadR/GntR family transcriptional regulator, whose amino-acid sequence MSVPTFPAAPRRRARSLAQDVVDALTAQIENGTLRPGDKLPTETEVMAAQGVSRTVVREAISRMQASGLVETRHGIGSFVLEPSRRQTLGIDPATITTLRDVLAVLELRISLESECASLAAQRANDTDLAALRRALDAIATGAGGGRDTAQLDYQFHLQIAQSTGNRYFVDIMTQLGTSIIPRTRVNSARFAGDDLERYVGRLNHEHEDIYEAIARHDPEAARAAMRTHLTNSRERLRRAHEAAEAERDTQAS is encoded by the coding sequence ATGTCCGTGCCTACGTTTCCCGCAGCGCCGCGCCGTCGCGCACGCAGCCTCGCACAAGATGTCGTCGACGCGCTGACCGCGCAGATCGAAAACGGCACGCTGCGTCCCGGCGACAAGCTGCCGACCGAAACCGAAGTCATGGCGGCGCAGGGCGTGAGCCGTACGGTCGTGCGCGAGGCGATCTCGCGGATGCAGGCGAGCGGCCTCGTCGAGACGCGCCACGGCATCGGCAGCTTCGTGCTGGAGCCGTCGCGCCGCCAGACGCTCGGCATCGATCCCGCCACGATCACGACGCTGCGCGACGTGCTCGCGGTGCTCGAACTGCGTATCAGCCTCGAGAGCGAGTGCGCGAGCCTCGCCGCGCAGCGCGCGAACGATACCGACCTCGCCGCGCTGCGGCGCGCGCTCGACGCGATCGCGACGGGGGCGGGCGGCGGCCGCGACACGGCGCAGCTCGACTACCAGTTCCACCTGCAGATCGCGCAGTCCACCGGCAACCGCTATTTCGTCGACATCATGACGCAGCTCGGCACGTCGATCATCCCGCGCACGCGCGTGAATTCGGCGCGCTTTGCCGGCGACGACCTCGAGCGTTATGTCGGCCGGCTGAACCACGAGCACGAGGATATCTACGAGGCGATCGCGCGCCACGACCCGGAGGCCGCCCGCGCCGCGATGCGCACGCACCTCACCAACAGCCGCGAGCGGCTGCGCCGTGCGCACGAGGCGGCCGAGGCCGAGCGCGACACGCAGGCCAGTTGA
- a CDS encoding branched-chain amino acid ABC transporter substrate-binding protein — protein sequence MKFRHSLLSVSIASALALLSQQAARAADATDVKVGFAAPLTGVNAGYGKDLQNGVQLALDDAVAQKVQIAGKPAHFDLVVQDDQADPRIGVQAAQALVDQNVSVVVGHFNSGTTIPASVVYDKSGIPVIDPAATNPTLTSRGLANMFMVIATDGQNAGNAGKYAVDVTKAKRIAIIDDRTAFGQGEADEFEKAVKAAGGTIIGREFTNNQAVDFRAQITSLKGKNPDLIFFGGLDSLAANFIKQMRQLGLNAQFVGGGGVKDNEFIKIAGPAAEGAMAWEYGRPLDELPQGKDFEQRFKKRFGVEVLSYAQFGYDAAWAAIKAMQAAGSTDPKVYRPALKKIDFEGVTGRISFANDGSLKSGMSTLYQVKSGTWKTIVTKGG from the coding sequence ATGAAATTCCGTCATTCCCTGCTGTCGGTGTCGATTGCATCCGCGCTCGCCCTCCTCTCGCAACAGGCCGCCCGGGCCGCCGACGCAACCGACGTGAAGGTCGGCTTCGCCGCGCCGCTCACGGGCGTGAACGCCGGCTACGGCAAGGATCTGCAGAACGGCGTGCAGCTCGCGCTCGACGACGCCGTCGCACAGAAGGTGCAGATCGCCGGCAAACCCGCGCACTTCGATCTCGTCGTGCAGGACGACCAGGCCGACCCGCGCATCGGCGTGCAGGCCGCGCAGGCGCTCGTCGACCAGAACGTGTCGGTCGTGGTCGGCCACTTCAACTCGGGCACGACGATTCCGGCATCGGTCGTCTACGACAAGTCGGGCATTCCTGTGATCGATCCGGCCGCGACCAACCCGACGCTCACGTCGCGCGGGCTCGCGAACATGTTCATGGTGATCGCGACCGACGGCCAGAACGCCGGCAACGCGGGCAAGTACGCGGTCGACGTGACGAAGGCGAAGCGTATCGCGATCATCGACGACCGCACCGCGTTCGGCCAGGGCGAGGCCGACGAGTTCGAGAAGGCCGTGAAGGCTGCCGGCGGCACGATCATCGGCCGCGAGTTCACCAACAACCAGGCGGTCGACTTCCGCGCGCAGATCACGAGCCTGAAGGGCAAGAACCCCGACCTGATCTTCTTCGGCGGCCTCGATTCGCTCGCCGCGAACTTCATCAAGCAGATGCGCCAGCTCGGGCTGAACGCGCAGTTCGTCGGCGGCGGCGGCGTGAAGGACAACGAGTTCATCAAGATCGCGGGCCCGGCCGCTGAAGGCGCGATGGCGTGGGAATACGGCCGGCCGCTCGACGAGCTGCCGCAAGGGAAGGATTTCGAACAGCGCTTCAAGAAGCGCTTCGGTGTCGAAGTACTGTCGTACGCGCAGTTCGGCTACGACGCCGCCTGGGCCGCGATCAAGGCGATGCAGGCGGCCGGCTCGACCGACCCGAAGGTCTATCGCCCGGCGCTCAAGAAGATCGACTTCGAAGGGGTCACCGGCCGCATCTCGTTCGCGAACGACGGCTCGCTGAAGAGCGGGATGTCGACGCTGTACCAGGTGAAGAGCGGCACGTGGAAAACGATCGTGACGAAGGGAGGCTGA